A single window of Deltaproteobacteria bacterium DNA harbors:
- a CDS encoding sensor histidine kinase codes for AASLERAVRLADRVRGGDRDGALDGLDSSLDTAILCCQRLQGIARNMTACARPTRDDRTLIAVTSVVDEAIALVEPGLPPGTHVSRDYDPGLPPIRANPGQLVQVFVNLLMNAGHAVAGIDGDRRIEVEASMGDDWVCVDVRDNGPGIPQELRDRLFEPFFTTKPDGTGTGLGLAVSLDIAHAHGGHIAVGGEVGRGATFSVVLPLRLHDEPGDGVR; via the coding sequence GCCGCGTCGCTGGAGCGGGCGGTCCGGTTGGCCGACCGCGTGCGCGGCGGCGACCGCGACGGCGCGCTCGACGGCCTCGATTCGTCGCTCGACACGGCCATCCTGTGCTGCCAGCGGCTGCAGGGGATCGCGCGCAACATGACCGCGTGCGCTCGGCCCACCCGTGACGACCGTACGTTGATCGCCGTGACGTCGGTGGTCGACGAGGCGATCGCGCTGGTCGAGCCGGGATTGCCCCCCGGGACGCACGTGTCGCGCGACTACGACCCCGGACTGCCGCCGATCCGCGCCAACCCCGGCCAGCTCGTCCAGGTGTTCGTCAACCTGCTGATGAACGCCGGCCACGCGGTCGCCGGGATCGACGGCGACCGGCGCATCGAGGTCGAGGCGTCCATGGGCGACGACTGGGTGTGCGTCGACGTGCGGGACAACGGCCCGGGCATCCCGCAGGAGTTGCGCGACCGCCTGTTCGAGCCGTTCTTCACAACCAAACCGGACGGCACCGGCACCGGGCTCGGACTCGCGGTCAGCCTGGACATCGCGCACGCCCACGGCGGCCACATCGCGGTCGGCGGCGAGGTCGGCCGGGGCGCCACGTTCTCGGTCGTGTTGCCGCTGCGCCTGCACGACGAGCCGGGCGACGGAGTGCGCTGA